The Dreissena polymorpha isolate Duluth1 chromosome 10, UMN_Dpol_1.0, whole genome shotgun sequence genome includes a region encoding these proteins:
- the LOC127848491 gene encoding uncharacterized protein LOC127848491, giving the protein MTTYWYIAVAILGCLDIACAIDKYGLSYNYFDEMAQNYCAAKGDGWVFSIRRDCNVAPTCNDICASAKTDILRTINNQRTNVACFDAFRIIKDHRQLLPNPADSQPDAGKVSFATFGYGSGGCTWRPNHCGPNYCCCKAFD; this is encoded by the exons ATGACGACATATTGGTATATTGCTGTTGCTATTCTAG GCTGTTTGGACATTGCCTGTGCTATTGACAAGTATGGGTTGAGCTACAACTACTTCGACGAGATGGCACAGAACTATTGCGCTGCAAAGGGTGACGGCTGGGTGTTCAGTATTAGGCGGGATTGTAACGTTGCTCCGACATGCAATGACATCTGTGCGTCAGCCAAGACCGACATTCTGCGCACCATCAACAATCAACGAACTAA TGTTGCGTGTTTCGATGCCTTTCGCATCATAAAAGACCACAGACAACTCCTGCCTAACCCAGCCGACTCGCAGCCGGACGCAGGAAAGGTTAGTTTCGCAACCTTTGGTTATGGTTCCGGCGGATGTACCTGGCGCCCTAATCACTGTGGACCAAACTATTGCTGTTGCAAAGCGTTTGATTAG
- the LOC127847929 gene encoding uncharacterized protein LOC127847929: protein MPARVTPQASSCDPPVIPPAISDLPIKCCTPTEEEINSAIKQLKNGIFAGPNSIPAEAYKADVETSVALLHPLFSKIWEETENPSEWKEGYLIKLRKKGDLSSCSNYREISLLSIPGKLFNRILLNRMKDAMQERINMVANNSGRLGLTIKRGQPVRNGCSHQNPHRNILKIRLPDKISNEELWRRTKQQQFEADILQRCWRWIDHTLRKPASNATMQSLTWNPQGKRK, encoded by the exons ATGCCTGCAA GAGTTACTCCACAGGCCAGCTCATGCGATCCACCGGTGATTCCGCCAGCTAtaagcgatctgccaatcaagtgCTGCACTCCCACAGAGGAAGAGATCAACAGCGCAATCAAGCAATTAAAGAACGGCATATTTGCAGGACCTAACAGCATACCTGCAGAAGCGTATAAGGCTGACGTGGAGACCAGTGTGGCGCTACTTCAcccgctcttcagcaagatatgggaagaaACAGAAAATCCATcagagtggaaagagggttacctcatcaagcttcGCAAGAAAGGGgacctcagttcctgctccaactaccgagAAATCTCACTGTTGTCCATCCCAGGAAAGCTGTTTAATCGCATCCTGCTAaaccgaatgaaagacgca atgcaggaaagGATTAACATGGTAGCGAACAACTCAGgtagactgggcctcaccatcaaaAGAGGACAACCAGTGAGGAACGGATGCAGCCAtcagaacccgcatcg GAATATCCTCAAGATCCGCTtgccagacaagatctccaatgaagaattatggagaagaacaaaacAGCAGCAATTTGAAGCAGACATCCTTCAGAGATGTTGGCGGTGGATAGAccacacccttcgcaagcctgcatccaatgCGACGATGCAATCTCTCACATGGAACCCCCAAGGAAAAAGGAAATGA